The following nucleotide sequence is from Labilibaculum sp. DW002.
TAGCCACCTTTTAACAAGTAAACCGTAAATCCAGCTGTTTCGAATAGCCAGGCCATGCTGCCGCTTCGCATTCCACCACGCCAGCAATGTATCAGGATTTCACCATCAACTGCAATTTTCTTGGCTCTTCTAACAAACACTGATAGCTTTGGGCCAACCAATTCTAAGCCCAGAAGTACGGCAGCATCTTTACTCGAACGCTTATATTTTGTTCCGACTAGTGCACGTTCTTCATTGGTGAAAATTGGAATGTTGCAGGCACCGGGAATGTGCCCTTGCTCAAATTCAGCAGGTGTTCTCACATCGATAATCGGAATGTTTTTTCCTTTTTCCAGAAAATCTTTTGGATTAAGTACGGTAGCCATTTGTTCGTTTTATTTCAATAAAATAGCACGTAGAATTTACGTGCTTATTTTTGTTATTTTCTTTTGTTAATCTTCTAGAAACTCTCCAAGAATGGAGCTTGCTCCTTTTGATCGATTTTCTCCAGCAGGAGATATCGCTTTTATTAATTTTCTAATTGGCATGGATTGCAACCAAACTTTTCCAGTTCCCTTTAAGGTTGCTAGAAACATACCTTCACCACCAAACACCATGGACTTTAAACCGCCGGCTTTTTCTATTGAAAAATCAATACCTTCTTCAAAAGCTACGACACAACCTGTATCAACTCTTAGGGTTTCGTTATTCAATTGTTTCTTTATAACAGTACCTCCTGCATGAACAAATGCTTTACCATCACCTTGCAGTTTTTGTAAGATAAAACCTTCGCCACCAAAGAATGTTGCTCCTAATCTTTTATTGAAAGCAATACTGACCTTAGTTCCAAGAGCGGCACAAAGAAAACCATCCTTTTGAACGATTAGCGAGCCTCTTGACTGACTAAGATCAATAGGCATAATTGTTCCCGGGTAAGGAGCAGAAAAAGCAACTTTAGCTTTTCCATAGCCTCTGTGTGTAAAGTGAGTTAGGAAAAGAGATTCTCCTGTAATCATACGAGAACCGGCTGAAAGTAATTTGCTAAACAAACCAGCTTCCGGTTCAGAACCATCGCCCATTTTAGCTTCGAATTGAATGCCTTCTTCCATATAAGCCATTGCTCCAGCTTCGGCAATAACTGTTTCGTTCGGATCCAACTCAATTTCGACTAATTGAATGTCGTTACCGTATATTTTGTAATCTATTTCGTGTGAAGTCATGTTATAAGAATTGTAAGTTATAATTCCGACAAGCATCGGAAATGAGATAAGAAAATTACAATTCCTAAGTAAGAAATCATAATTTTTCTAAATTCTATACTTGCTATCCTCATCTTCCATAATCATGCCCAAGTAGCTTTCGTATCGGGTCATGCTAATTTTTCCAATTTCGACAGCTTCCTTTACTGCACATTTAGGTTCGTGCATATGTGTACAATTGTTGAATTGACAGCTGTTTGATATTTTGAAAATCTCCAAAAAGAAATGAGACATTTCCTCTTTTTCCATATTAAAGGTTCCAAACCCTCTAATTCCCGGCGTATCTATAATATAGCCTCCAAAATCGAGCTCGAACATCTCTGAAAAAGTAGTTGTGTGTTTTCCTGAAGAATGAGATTCTGAAATTTCACCTGTTTTCAGTTCCAAACCTGGCTGTATGTGGTTGATTAGAGTTGATTTTCCAACGCCGGAATGACCAGAAAGCAAATTTATCTTGCCTTTTAATGCTTCTCTAATAATTTCTAAGTGTGTACCTTCTTTTGCGGATATTTCGTAACACTTGTAACCAATCGATTCGTAAATTCCTTTTAACTCAGCCAATCTTTCCATATCGTTTGGACGATAACGGTCAACTTTATTAAAAACCAAGTTTACCGGAATATTATAAGCTTCTGCAGCGGCCAGAAATCTATCGATAAATGTTGTTGTTGTAAGAGGGTAATTAACTGTTACAATCAGAAAAGCGTGATCGATATTAGCTGCAATAATTTGGCTACTTTTTGAAAGATTAGTTGATTTACGGATGATGTAGTTTTTGCGATCTTTAATCTTCACAATAACATTAGCATCCTTATCTTCGTTAAATTCAACAATATCGCCCACCGAAATAGGGTTAGTTGTTCGAATCCCTTCCATACGAAAACGTCCCTTTATTCTACAGTCATGAATTGTTCCATCACTTGTTTTAACGGTATACCAACTTCCTGTTGATTTTATGACTAATCCTTCTTTCAATGCGCTTATTTTTATTACAAAAGTAGTTGATTCCAAGCAATTTTAGACTATTTCCTTTCATTTTCTGATTTTTTAACAAATCTCCTTTCACATTCTGGCCAATCAGGTATTTTCTTTTTTATCTTTATTCACTCCAAATAAAAAACATACGCTATGCGAAAAATAATAAGTTACAATGTAAATGGAATTCGTGCCGCTTTAGGTAAAGATTTCATTGGCTGGATAAAGCAGGAAAACCCAGATATTCTTCTTATACAGGAAACTAAAGCACAACCTGAACAGATCGAAACTCATCTTTTTGAAGAATTAGGTTATCATTGCTACTGGTTTTCTGCAGAAAAAAAAGGATATAGTGGCGTTGGTATCTTGAGTAAGATAAAGCCTGATCATGTTGTTATTGGTATTGACAATCCAAAATATGATGTAGAAGGAAGAGCTATTCGTGCTGATTTTGGAGATGTTTCTGTTTTTAGTACTTACCACCCTTCGGGAACTACTGGAGGTCCTCGTCAAGATTATAAAATGGAATGGCTAGCCTATTTTCAAGAATACATTACTGAATTAAAAAAGGAAAGACCTAATTTGATTATTGGTGGCGATTATAACATATGCCATAAGCCTATAGATATCAGTAGGCCAGAAAAAAAGAAAAACGTATCGGGCTTTTTACCCGAAGAAAGAGAATGGGTAAGTCAGTTTATTGATAATGGTTTTATTGACAGCTTTAGAGAGTTTGATCAATCTCCAGATAAATATAGTTGGTGGAGTTACAGAGCTGGCTCCAGAGGGAAAAACCTCGGCTGGCGTATCGATTACCATATGGTTAGCGAACCATTGCGTGACAAGCTAAAAGGAGCTTCTATTCTTGCAGATATCGTACACTCAGATCATTGTCCGGTTGTAGTTGAAGTTGATTTTTAAATCCGTCAAATAATTATCAATCCCGAAGAGAATTCCTTTTCGGGATTTTTTAATTTATATCATACTGACAAGTTGTACGCATACAATTAGAAAAACCATAGCAATAGGATAAACTGTTGCATAAGCAATAGCCTGAGCATTAGAGTCAGTCATACCGTCAACGGCAGCTAAACCTGGTGTACTGGTCATACTACCGGTAAGAGCACCCAATAAGTTAAGAAGGTTCATTTTAAGCCAATAGTGGCCGATTAATGTGGTGATAATCATTGGGATTAATGTGATTCCTATGCCAACGCCGAACAAAACTAAACCAGATTCTTGGAATGTTTCAACTAAATGTGAACCTGCGCTTGTTCCAACTACCGAAAGGAACATTAGTAAGCCTAGTTGACGAAGCAATTGATTCGCTGTTCCAGACATGGTCCATAAAACCGGACCCGTTTTTCCGATTCTACTAAGCACTAAGGCAACCATTAAGACGCCACCTGTTAATCCAAGCGAGAAGGTAAAATCATCCGAAAATGAAATCTTCAGCTTACCAACTAAAACACCTAATACGATACCGGTTGCAATTGGGAAAAAGTCGGTGTCGGATAATTTTTTAACATCGTTACCAAAGAGATGACGAACGTTATTGATATTCCCGGTACCACAGGCCACAATAAGCTTATCTCCAAAACGAATAATTGATTTTGAACTAGGAGCAATATCAATACCCGCTCTTCTGATTCGTGTGATTCGAGCATTGTAATTTGATAATACATTTAGCTGGCCGATTGTCTTATTTACGACATCTTTATTGGTAACTAAAATACTTTCAACCACATAATCTACACTTAAAGGAATCTTTTCCTGAGTTTCCTCTCCAATAAGCAGTCTGGCTTTCTCAATAGCTTGTTCAGTTCCAATTAGCTTTACGATATCCCCTTTTTCAAGTCTTGTGGTAGGCAAAGGCACAATTGTTTTTCCTTCATGCATTATTCGAGTAATGTTGGCTTGTGTCATAGCACGAACTTTTAGTTCACGTATGGTCTTACCAACTATCTTTTCATTTTCAACAACAAAATTCTTATTGACTAATTCTGGATTCTGTTTTAAAATCTCTTCTTCTAATTTATCAGCCTCTTTTTTAATATTAACAGCAGTTAATTTTGGGTATAACCTTACAAAAAGAATTACACCAATTACACCAAATGGGTAAGCAATACCGTAACCGATAGAAGCCATTGGTGATTGAGTAGTTTCAATAGCTGCAGCTAAACCAGGCGTACTGGTTAGTGAACCAGTTAATAATCCAATAGCAATATTCATATCGACTTGAAATACGATAGCTAATAAAAGGGTCACCAAAGATGCACTTCCTACCAAGATCAGAGCTAGTAAAATTAACTCTCTACCATTTTTTTGAAAGGATTCGAAAAATCCTGGTCCGGCTTGAATACCTATGGTGAAAATAAATAGAGTTAAACCAATTTTTTGAATGTCAATAGGAATACTTACACCAAAGTGGCCAAATACAAGAGCGACAAAGATAACAGCAGAAACATCAAGAGAGATGCCTTTTATTTTAATGTTACCAATTATAAATCCGATTGCAACTATTAGAAATAGAACGAAATAACTTGATGATAATAAATCCATTTAAGAAATCTTTTAAATAATATGAAAACCAAGAGGCGATTCCCAACAAGAGCACAAAGGTAAAAATTCAAATGAAAAAAAGCGGTTGAATTTAATTCAACCGCTCTAAATTATTATTTACTGATTCTTATTTCATCAAGAAATTAAAATCATCAGAAGCTTTTAATTCATATGGCTCAATACCATTTTTAAATATACGGCACTCTCTATCACCTATTAAACTGATTTTGCCATCCTCAACCAAGAACATGGTTGCTTCTCTTAAACCAGCTACATACATATCAGGGTTTAATACTAAGAACTCATTGATTCTATCTTCGCGAGTTTCTCCACCGTGTCCTTCCGGGTTTTTATCCAAATAGTGAGGATTAATTTGGAATGGGATCAGATTTAAAGCCTCAAAACCAAGAGGATCAATAATTGGCATATCATTAGTCGTTTTAATTGTAGGGCAAGTTAAATTTGAACCAGCACTCCAGCCAATATAAGGTGTTTTACCATTGATTACTTTGTTACGAATGGCATCAGTTAGATTAAATTTATGAACCATGTGTAAAAGGTTCCATGTGCTTCCACCACCAACAACAATAGCTTCCGCTTCTTCAACAGCTTTTATAGGATCTTCAAAACGATGTATAGATACAATATCGTGACCAACCTCGTTGAATCTATGCTTTACTTTTGCCTCATAATCATCAAAAGATACGGTAACACCAGCATAAGGAATGAATAATGCCTTAATTGGTTTATCTCCTAAAAACTCTTTGATATTATTCTTTGGGTAATCTAAATATTCTTCACCAGGATTGGTTGAGTTACTAATTAATAATAGTCTCATTATTTTAAAATTTAGTTTAAGCTGATGTGTATTTCAGCTTTAAATTTAATTATTTACTAAGGAAAGTAAGCTCTCTTTTTCAACAAATTCTAGATATTTATCATTGCCCATTGGTCTGCGAGGAATTATAAACGAAAAAGTACTTCCCTTATCCACTTCACTTTCGACCATCATTTGACCATGGTTCTTCACTAGAAAATCTCGACATAAGGTAATTCCCAAGCCAGTACCTTTCTCATTTGCAGTACCATCTGTAGTTTTTCCTTCGTAGATATTCTCAATCTGTTCTGGCATCATTCCAATACCATTATCAATTACTGAAATCTTAACAAAATACTCGCCTATTTCCGATTTAATTTCGATACTTCCCTCTTTGTGCGTGAATTTTATTGCATTGGAAATCAAATTCCTAAGAACCGTATTGATCATGTTCCAATCGACATATACTTCTACAGAAGCATTAGAACTTGTAAATAATTTAATCGATTTAATTTTAGCCAACTCAGCTAATAAACCGATGTTTGAATTAATTATTGAACTTGCATCAACCATTTGCAAATTAGCTGATATGGTTGAAGTTTGATTCTTTGCCCAAAACAATAAATTCTCTAACAACTCAAATGAGTTATCTGCCGAATGAAAGAGAGACACCAAAAATTCTGTTTTATCCTCTTCGCTTAGGTTTAATTCTTTATCGGTTAGCATCATGCGTAAACCATTGCTAATATTTCCAATGGATCCTCGTAAATCGTGAGCAATTAATGAGAACATTTTATCTTTCGTTTTATTGGCAGTTCTCAACTTATCTTCACTGTCTTTGAGACGTTTCATTGCTCCTATGAGCTCTTCCTGATGCTGACTAACCAAACGATTTCTCAAATACAGTAATTCATTGTCTTTTAGGTTGTTTCGATATCTAAAAGTCAATAAGAAGATAACAACAAGTAAGACTAATAAAATTAGCAAACCAACTGTATATTGTCTATTGATCTCTAACTGTTGTGTTTGATTTTCGTCTCTCAACAATTGATTCTCTTGATTTTTCACATCTTCAATGTGTCTGGAATCCAAATCATCAATTTTATTAGATAACTGTTCTGATGCTATCGAATCCTGATAAGCCTGAAGATTTTGATGCGCCAAAACTGACTTTTTATAGTTCCCCAATTTGGTGTAGTAGAGTGATAAATACTTGTAATAACCTCGAAATAATCTTTTAGAATTTAAATGAGAGGCAATCAAGTATCCTTTATCAAGATGATGTTTAGCTTTTTCTAATTCGCCATGATCCAAATACAATTCACTCATATTCAACTCGAACAAGCCGATTTTATTATTTGGAACTTTCGATTTGTAATAATCAACAGCTTCACGATAAGTTCGAATCGCTTTTAAGGTATCTCCCATTTCGGTATACAAACTTCCAATATCATTCAGAGCGTCACCAACAATTACTCTATGAGCCATTTTTTTACCCAAAGCCAAAGCTTCTTGCAGGTAATCCAAAGCTTGATCATGCCTATCAATCGCCTTGTAGTAGAGTCCTAGCAAATTTAAACAGCTTGCTATCCCTACTTTATCATCAATATTTTCATAAATCTTTTTTGCTTCAAGCGTATAGGTATACGTCTTACTATATTTTCCTGATTGATAATAAACCGTGGCTAATTGACGGCTAATATCCGCCATGTCTTTTAGAAGTTTATGATCTTGAGCAAATCGATATGCTTTCAATAAATAATCCAGAGAGTTATCGTACTGGTTATCGATGTAGTAGGCAGTTCCTACATAATACATCGCTTTTATGATTTCGTTATCATATTCTAGGCTTTGAGCCAAAGCAAGTGCTTGCAATCCTTTAGCGATTCCTTCTCGAGGTTCTATTTCCCAATAAACCTTACTCATTTCAAGCAAAGTCTCCAATTTCTCTTGGCCGTACACATTTTCATAACGTTTATTCAAACTATCCAAACTTGTTTGAAAACCGGCGAAAGTAGGTAAGACAAGAAGAGCAGAAAAAAAACAAAATAAGAGTAGGGATTTCTTTTTCATGCCACTAATATACTATTTTATGACACATAATTCAACATTCGTCAAAACTGATCTGTATATAAATAAAAATGCCAGATCCTAGAAGAATCTGGCATAATATTATTTATTATTTGGTATTAGAATGTTATCAAGGTAATTCCTACTGTAAATGGATCCAATTCAGGGCCATCATTTTTTTCGAATAGTCCATTTAAACCATAAGTAGCAAAAAAGTTTAGAGAACGATAACCGACACGTACCTGCGCAGAATAACGAAGTGTATTTAAATTAAAATCGTCATGATCTTTGTCCTTGTGTTTGTTACCATTCGACTTGTATTTTATTTTGGTATGAGAACCTAAACGTAAACCTCCCACTACTCCTGCCGACATGTGGACTCTTCTGGTTTTATACTTAACTGGAATTTGAAATTCAAGAAGCAAAGGCACCGTAAGATATAAGCTTGTTAATTTGCTTTTCTTTACTGACCAATCTGAGTCAATTGCGTATGGTTGAATTAAATCAGAACCACCTTTTTCCAAACTTATGTTCTGATCGAATCGATAATTATTCCACTCTAAACCTAAACCAGTAACCAAACCAATGGTGTTTCGTTCTTTTTGCAAGCCTATATCATATTGCAAAAAATTCAAGTTTACGGCAAGAGACTTGGCCATATCCAAATCCATAAAGTCATTTTGTTCTGCAGGATACATACTATAATCTTCTTCAGCAAAACCATTTACACCCATCTCAAAACCAGCCCAATGTCCTCTAAAACCTTTTTCTTCATCAATAAAGAATTTATCTTGATCAGAATCCCATGGATGTACCTTTTGAATTCGAATTCGAGTACCATGCCAACCATCGATAATGTTAATTTGCTTGCCTCCAATTCTTATTTTAGTTGTATCACGGTCTTCTTCAAAACCAACCTTACCAATCTTTCCAATTTTAGCCTTAATCCCATTGTCACTTTCAACTACCTTCACGACATCTTTTTTCATGAATTTAACTTTGGTAGTATCCTCCCCGTAGCTTTTGGTTACTTTATAAATTGTCTCTGTTCTATTTTTGGTATCAGATTTCTTCTTTTTGCTCGACCAAGAATCTTCAATTAATACCTTCTTTTTAATGCTGTCCGTTTTTACAGTATCAACAACTACTTGAGCATTAATTCCGAAAACCAATAAAAAAGCTATACTTAGTAATAGTAATTTCTTCATAACATTATTTTTTTCTTATTTCTAAGGGTAAGACGAAGTACTTGAGGAATAGTTACAGGCTTATTTAATTGTTTTTGAAAAACCGATTCCTTCACTCTTAAAATTCAATCTTGTTTTCTCAGTTACAGAATCATAGGTCCTTTCTAGTTTCACATTTTTACCTGCAATCTCTCCTATTTTATCAACACCATATTTTGCAATTGCATACAAAACTGAACTTTTCTTTTTAGGAGCACTCGATTTCCAAGACATACCCAATTGAGCCAATCCATTGTTTTGATCAACTGTTTCGATAGAAACTTTCTCTATCACTTTTAATTTAGGCTCAAAATTAGCCTTGTTCGAAAGAGCTGCGACCTTTACATTTGAACTTAGCACTGGCAAAGCAACTTTTTCGACTATTTTTTCAAAGTCTTTTGCAGGAACCTTTTTAGGACCGCTTAATTCTTGCAATTCCTTAACTAAACTCTTTGCTTCTTTTATTTTTTCTGCTTGAAAACCAGAATCCTTTTCTGGGTCAATAGAAGTCACCTTTTCAACAACTAGCTTTTCTACTTTAGTAGGCTCAGGCTGAACTTGAGAAATTGATTTGATACCCGTGTTTACATCTTCGTATTGGTAAAAGATGCTCCACAAGGAAAAAAGTAATAAAACCGAAGCGGCTGCTCCAATTCTTGAGAAATACCACCAAAAAGCAATCTTTCTTTCGTCCTTTTTTAACCCTTCCTTGTTCTCGAATACGACTTTATCATCAGGAATTAAAATCGTTTTTTGATAAGTATTACTCTCATTTTTAAATGTTTCATTTTTTTCTAAAAACAGATCAAAAGCAATCTCATCATCAACCGATAAATCTCCCTCCAAACGAGCAATGCAAAAATCATCGAAACTATTTCTAAATGGAATCTCTTTAAGTGAATTAGGCTCTATTGACATACTTTCTTGAGCCACTTCCGGACACTCCATTTCCTCCAACTCCTCTTTTAGGTCTGGATTTTGGATCAGAAAAACCTCCAACTCATTCATTTGATCCGGATTTAAGGTTCCGTCCAAATAATCGAGAAAGAATTCCTCATAGTTATGTCTGGTAATTTTATTCATTTTCTTTTTAAACTATCGATTCAATGCTACCAATGTATTCCTTCAAACTCTTCCGTGCTCGATAAATGTAAACCTTCACCTGAGACTCGCTTAAATTGGTAATCTTTGCTATCTCTGCATAAGAATAACCTTCGTAATCTCGCAGTAAAATAACCGACCGTTGCACATCCGACAAGCGTTTCAATGCCTCATCTAAGACTTCACTTAAGTCTGTATATTGCTCCGAATGAGCATATTTTCCTACATCAACATTTTCAAAATCTTCTTTTCTTTTTTCTCTTCTGATTAAATCAATCATTGTATGATATGCCGTTGTGTACAAATACGACTTTACCTTTAAAAAATTAACTCCATCCACATTCCGCCACAATTTTTCGAAACTATCTTGCACAATATCCCTAGCTTTATCCTCATCTCTAATGTTTTTGAGGATAAAACGAAACATTCCATCAGCGTGCTGATCTACGGCTATATTGTATTCGTTTAGGTTCATATTTAGTGGCAGTCAAATTTAAGACGACTAGCTATCTTGAAAAGTTACAGACATTTTTTATTATCTTCGATTTTGAAACCATTTTACTGATATTAATAAATTCTTCTTCGTTTTATTCCAACATCATATTCATGATGAATTTCTAAATTTAAAAATTTCAACTCGACATGAGAAAAATATTTTTCATTCTTGCACTCATTTCCATTGCAATCACATCTTGTAAACCTACTGAAAAGAATATTCAGACAAAGAATGCTAATGATCATCTCGTAATGGCAACGCTATGGTTTCAAAGA
It contains:
- a CDS encoding TIGR00266 family protein — translated: MTSHEIDYKIYGNDIQLVEIELDPNETVIAEAGAMAYMEEGIQFEAKMGDGSEPEAGLFSKLLSAGSRMITGESLFLTHFTHRGYGKAKVAFSAPYPGTIMPIDLSQSRGSLIVQKDGFLCAALGTKVSIAFNKRLGATFFGGEGFILQKLQGDGKAFVHAGGTVIKKQLNNETLRVDTGCVVAFEEGIDFSIEKAGGLKSMVFGGEGMFLATLKGTGKVWLQSMPIRKLIKAISPAGENRSKGASSILGEFLED
- the rsgA gene encoding ribosome small subunit-dependent GTPase A; this encodes MKEGLVIKSTGSWYTVKTSDGTIHDCRIKGRFRMEGIRTTNPISVGDIVEFNEDKDANVIVKIKDRKNYIIRKSTNLSKSSQIIAANIDHAFLIVTVNYPLTTTTFIDRFLAAAEAYNIPVNLVFNKVDRYRPNDMERLAELKGIYESIGYKCYEISAKEGTHLEIIREALKGKINLLSGHSGVGKSTLINHIQPGLELKTGEISESHSSGKHTTTFSEMFELDFGGYIIDTPGIRGFGTFNMEKEEMSHFFLEIFKISNSCQFNNCTHMHEPKCAVKEAVEIGKISMTRYESYLGMIMEDEDSKYRI
- a CDS encoding exodeoxyribonuclease III; the protein is MRKIISYNVNGIRAALGKDFIGWIKQENPDILLIQETKAQPEQIETHLFEELGYHCYWFSAEKKGYSGVGILSKIKPDHVVIGIDNPKYDVEGRAIRADFGDVSVFSTYHPSGTTGGPRQDYKMEWLAYFQEYITELKKERPNLIIGGDYNICHKPIDISRPEKKKNVSGFLPEEREWVSQFIDNGFIDSFREFDQSPDKYSWWSYRAGSRGKNLGWRIDYHMVSEPLRDKLKGASILADIVHSDHCPVVVEVDF
- a CDS encoding aspartate:alanine exchanger family transporter: MDLLSSSYFVLFLIVAIGFIIGNIKIKGISLDVSAVIFVALVFGHFGVSIPIDIQKIGLTLFIFTIGIQAGPGFFESFQKNGRELILLALILVGSASLVTLLLAIVFQVDMNIAIGLLTGSLTSTPGLAAAIETTQSPMASIGYGIAYPFGVIGVILFVRLYPKLTAVNIKKEADKLEEEILKQNPELVNKNFVVENEKIVGKTIRELKVRAMTQANITRIMHEGKTIVPLPTTRLEKGDIVKLIGTEQAIEKARLLIGEETQEKIPLSVDYVVESILVTNKDVVNKTIGQLNVLSNYNARITRIRRAGIDIAPSSKSIIRFGDKLIVACGTGNINNVRHLFGNDVKKLSDTDFFPIATGIVLGVLVGKLKISFSDDFTFSLGLTGGVLMVALVLSRIGKTGPVLWTMSGTANQLLRQLGLLMFLSVVGTSAGSHLVETFQESGLVLFGVGIGITLIPMIITTLIGHYWLKMNLLNLLGALTGSMTSTPGLAAVDGMTDSNAQAIAYATVYPIAMVFLIVCVQLVSMI
- the pepE gene encoding dipeptidase PepE, with protein sequence MRLLLISNSTNPGEEYLDYPKNNIKEFLGDKPIKALFIPYAGVTVSFDDYEAKVKHRFNEVGHDIVSIHRFEDPIKAVEEAEAIVVGGGSTWNLLHMVHKFNLTDAIRNKVINGKTPYIGWSAGSNLTCPTIKTTNDMPIIDPLGFEALNLIPFQINPHYLDKNPEGHGGETREDRINEFLVLNPDMYVAGLREATMFLVEDGKISLIGDRECRIFKNGIEPYELKASDDFNFLMK
- a CDS encoding tetratricopeptide repeat-containing sensor histidine kinase; translation: MKKKSLLLFCFFSALLVLPTFAGFQTSLDSLNKRYENVYGQEKLETLLEMSKVYWEIEPREGIAKGLQALALAQSLEYDNEIIKAMYYVGTAYYIDNQYDNSLDYLLKAYRFAQDHKLLKDMADISRQLATVYYQSGKYSKTYTYTLEAKKIYENIDDKVGIASCLNLLGLYYKAIDRHDQALDYLQEALALGKKMAHRVIVGDALNDIGSLYTEMGDTLKAIRTYREAVDYYKSKVPNNKIGLFELNMSELYLDHGELEKAKHHLDKGYLIASHLNSKRLFRGYYKYLSLYYTKLGNYKKSVLAHQNLQAYQDSIASEQLSNKIDDLDSRHIEDVKNQENQLLRDENQTQQLEINRQYTVGLLILLVLLVVIFLLTFRYRNNLKDNELLYLRNRLVSQHQEELIGAMKRLKDSEDKLRTANKTKDKMFSLIAHDLRGSIGNISNGLRMMLTDKELNLSEEDKTEFLVSLFHSADNSFELLENLLFWAKNQTSTISANLQMVDASSIINSNIGLLAELAKIKSIKLFTSSNASVEVYVDWNMINTVLRNLISNAIKFTHKEGSIEIKSEIGEYFVKISVIDNGIGMMPEQIENIYEGKTTDGTANEKGTGLGITLCRDFLVKNHGQMMVESEVDKGSTFSFIIPRRPMGNDKYLEFVEKESLLSLVNN
- a CDS encoding outer membrane beta-barrel protein — translated: MKKLLLLSIAFLLVFGINAQVVVDTVKTDSIKKKVLIEDSWSSKKKKSDTKNRTETIYKVTKSYGEDTTKVKFMKKDVVKVVESDNGIKAKIGKIGKVGFEEDRDTTKIRIGGKQINIIDGWHGTRIRIQKVHPWDSDQDKFFIDEEKGFRGHWAGFEMGVNGFAEEDYSMYPAEQNDFMDLDMAKSLAVNLNFLQYDIGLQKERNTIGLVTGLGLEWNNYRFDQNISLEKGGSDLIQPYAIDSDWSVKKSKLTSLYLTVPLLLEFQIPVKYKTRRVHMSAGVVGGLRLGSHTKIKYKSNGNKHKDKDHDDFNLNTLRYSAQVRVGYRSLNFFATYGLNGLFEKNDGPELDPFTVGITLITF
- a CDS encoding RNA polymerase sigma factor, with amino-acid sequence MNLNEYNIAVDQHADGMFRFILKNIRDEDKARDIVQDSFEKLWRNVDGVNFLKVKSYLYTTAYHTMIDLIRREKRKEDFENVDVGKYAHSEQYTDLSEVLDEALKRLSDVQRSVILLRDYEGYSYAEIAKITNLSESQVKVYIYRARKSLKEYIGSIESIV